The sequence AGCCTCCGGTCCAACCCGGCACTCACCGGCCCAATCCCACCTCAAATTTCCTCCCTCAAGTCCCTTGAGATCCTCACATTGTCACAAAACCGCCTCTCTGGTCCGATCCCACCGGAGATTATCACCCTCCGGAGACTAATCCACCTTGATTTGAGCTACAACATGCTCACAGGCACCATCCCTCTTCAGCTGGGCAGTCTTAGAAACCTCCAAGGCCTTGATTTGAGCTACAATTCTCTCACAGGCTCCATCCCAGACACAATTGGTCAACTGGGTTTGCTGCAAAAAGTTGACTTCAGCTCCAATCAACTCACAGGCTCCATCCCCAGTGGCGTCGAAAAGCTCGGTTTATTGGTTTTCATGGCCCTAAGCAACAACAGGTTAAGTGGGCAATTTCCGAACGGATTGGAAAAGCTGCAGAACTTGCAGTATTTCATTTTAGACGGCAATCCAATGCACATTCCTCTGCCATTGGAGTTTGGTAAATTGGTGAAACTCCAAGAACTCAGGCTGGCTGATTCCGGCTACTCGGGCACTATCCCGGAATCCTTCTCCCAGCTCAAGAATCTAAGCACTCTGTCGCTGCAGAACAACCGATTAACCGGCAAAATCCCGGTCGGGTTTGGGAGCCTCTCGCACATTTACCACATGAATCTGAGCAGGAACATGTTGGGGGGTGTTGTGCCTTTCAATGCAAGTTTCCTCAAGAGGTTGGGGAGGAACTTGGATCTTAGTGGAAACCCAGGTCTCTGTCTGAGTTCCTCAGAAGCTCACGGTTCGAAAGTTGGGGTTAATGTCTGTGGAAGCAGTGATCAGATTGCTTCACCAGCCTCGCCATCGAAGAATTCTCAAGCTCCTCTTCCATCTGGGATCTCCAAAAACCCATTTTTTCTGTTTGCTGTTTTGTGTGTTTGGAGATTGCATCATCAGATGCTTTTAGTGTGATAAAgtatatttgtgtttaatttagtCTGATTTATTGGTGATTagtataaaatatttttaaaagaaaactaataaaaattgtttaacaactttgaattttaaagataaggacataacaaagagtaaaataaatagtaccaaaattgattttttagtgtaaaaatacggtttttcgttaaaatgaaccgTATCCGGAGCTTTTCTTGAAAGTTTCCTATTTTTAATGGATATAAGATTTTATGGGGTTTGCAAGATTTGATGTGCGTATGGGGGatttttttgacaattttaacaaaacattcccgctactgttcatttttaacgaaaaatcacatttttattttttcctagTACTATTTACTACacctttatttataatttttcattaaaatttaagttttattggactttttgttagttttttttttttttgacaaatagtaagataatatatcaaatatgtAAATTACGGAAAAAATAATTCGAACTTGGATAGAGAAGGAGCACATTGCTTTAACACCAACTTGGCCAAACACATGTAAGCAACCttcttttaatttgtttgagaatttttcTTCTTACAAATTCAAATCATGTGGTTGATCTAGAATTTCTGGTGTAACGGGTATATTCTCATATTGGTATTTCTCTAATTATTACTTTATCGCGTGACACTAGCGAAATACAAAAATATACCTCACAAAAAGTTACAAAACCGATTATCCATTAGGAGAGATTTTTAAGTGTGATCGGTACACATAGTGGTACATCACTtgtcattatataaattataagatatatgtgttaaaaaattaataacttataatataaaatttgtcACAAGTTATATAAACGTAGTATACCATCCGTATTCCGATCCTAATGAAAAATTTCCCATTAATTAGAATCTCTGTGGTCTACAACTCTAGtcataaagccaatcatgtCGTCAAATGTCCAGACGGTAGCTGAAAGCTttatggacttggattgtctgccctccaattTCTGTGCCCttctcgtgccctcctgtttttgtgatcacggttaagtcacgtcaatattttctattactatttctttttgttttattatttttataaaaaaataatataaaatattgacgtgg is a genomic window of Malus domestica chromosome 09, GDT2T_hap1 containing:
- the LOC103443217 gene encoding receptor like protein 29-like — protein: MLQLTKPPPYLDTMCLPFSLFLPPLLLFLLLSLPPSTTAATNTMLPSESETLFKIMESMSSDQPWRISHPTPCQASSSWPGIECKIGKDNRPHVSRLDFGSPPNPSCKKTAAFPSLIFSLPFLQSAFFFNCFTHTKTTLSVSQNRASSPASLQQLSLRSNPALTGPIPPQISSLKSLEILTLSQNRLSGPIPPEIITLRRLIHLDLSYNMLTGTIPLQLGSLRNLQGLDLSYNSLTGSIPDTIGQLGLLQKVDFSSNQLTGSIPSGVEKLGLLVFMALSNNRLSGQFPNGLEKLQNLQYFILDGNPMHIPLPLEFGKLVKLQELRLADSGYSGTIPESFSQLKNLSTLSLQNNRLTGKIPVGFGSLSHIYHMNLSRNMLGGVVPFNASFLKRLGRNLDLSGNPGLCLSSSEAHGSKVGVNVCGSSDQIASPASPSKNSQAPLPSGISKNPFFLFAVLCVWRLHHQMLLV